A genomic stretch from Pseudomonas alkylphenolica includes:
- a CDS encoding TolC family outer membrane protein encodes MLRKLSLALAVSCAINGMAWAADAPLSAKTDLVSVYQEAVDNNADLAAARANYGAQKEVVPQARAGLLPNLSAGAEMQSTRTKLDEPSTTSNRSGNSWSATLAQPVFRADRWFQLQAAEAVNEQAALELSATEQNLILQTAENYFAVLRAQDNLASTKAEEAAFKRQLDQSNERFDVGLSDKTDVLQSQASYDTARANRIVAQRQVDDAFEALITLTNRNYDAIQGIRHTLPVQVPVPNDATSWVETAGKQNLNLQATNYAVTAAEETLRQRKAGHAPTLDAVAQYQKGDNDNLGFTNPNLGGPISGDVEQTSVGLQLNIPIYSGGLTSSQVREAYQRLSQSEQQRESLRRQVVENTRNLHRAVNTDVEQVQARKQSIISNQSALEATEIGYQVGTRNIVDVLDAQRQLYTSVRDYNNTRYDYILDNLRLKQAAGTLSPQDLTDLSRYLKPDYNPDKDFLPPDLAALAKANFDARP; translated from the coding sequence ATGCTGCGCAAACTTTCACTGGCCCTTGCCGTGTCTTGTGCTATCAACGGAATGGCCTGGGCAGCAGACGCGCCCTTGTCAGCGAAAACCGATCTGGTCAGCGTCTATCAGGAGGCTGTGGATAACAACGCCGACCTCGCCGCAGCCCGTGCCAACTATGGCGCGCAAAAGGAAGTGGTACCCCAGGCCCGGGCCGGCCTGCTGCCAAATCTCTCGGCCGGTGCCGAGATGCAGAGCACCCGGACCAAGCTCGATGAACCATCGACTACCTCCAACCGCAGCGGCAATTCCTGGTCGGCAACCCTGGCCCAACCGGTGTTCCGTGCCGATCGCTGGTTCCAGTTGCAGGCTGCCGAAGCGGTCAATGAACAGGCGGCGCTGGAGTTGTCGGCCACTGAACAGAACCTGATCCTGCAAACAGCCGAGAACTATTTTGCGGTGCTGCGCGCCCAGGACAACCTGGCGTCGACCAAAGCCGAAGAAGCCGCTTTCAAGCGTCAGCTGGATCAGTCCAATGAACGCTTCGATGTCGGCCTTTCGGACAAGACCGACGTCCTGCAATCCCAGGCCAGTTACGACACGGCCCGGGCCAACCGGATCGTCGCGCAACGCCAGGTCGATGACGCGTTCGAAGCACTGATCACCCTGACCAACCGCAACTACGACGCGATCCAGGGCATCCGCCACACCCTGCCGGTGCAGGTCCCGGTACCGAATGACGCCACGTCCTGGGTCGAAACCGCCGGCAAGCAGAACCTCAACCTGCAAGCGACCAACTACGCCGTCACCGCCGCCGAAGAAACCCTGCGCCAGCGCAAGGCCGGGCACGCGCCAACCCTGGATGCGGTAGCGCAGTACCAGAAAGGCGACAACGACAACCTCGGTTTCACCAACCCCAACCTCGGCGGGCCCATCAGCGGCGACGTCGAACAGACCAGCGTTGGCCTGCAGTTGAATATTCCGATCTACAGCGGCGGCCTGACCAGCTCGCAAGTGCGCGAGGCCTATCAGCGCCTGAGCCAGAGCGAACAGCAGCGTGAAAGCCTGCGTCGCCAGGTGGTGGAAAACACCCGCAACCTGCACCGTGCGGTCAATACCGACGTGGAGCAGGTGCAGGCACGCAAGCAGTCGATCATCTCCAACCAGAGCGCTCTGGAAGCCACCGAGATCGGTTACCAGGTCGGTACCCGCAACATCGTCGACGTGCTCGATGCCCAGCGCCAGCTGTACACCTCGGTGCGTGACTACAACAACACCCGCTACGACTACATCCTCGACAACCTGCGCCTGAAGCAGGCGGCGGGCACCTTGAGCCCGCAGGACCTGACCGACCTGAGCCGCTATCTGAAGCCGGACTACAACCCGGACAAAGACTTCCTGCCACCTGATCTGGCGGCATTGGCCAAGGCTAACTTCGACGCCCGGCCTTAA
- the waaA gene encoding lipid IV(A) 3-deoxy-D-manno-octulosonic acid transferase, with product MNRTLYTLLFHLGLPLVALRLFLRSRKAPAYAKRIGERFAMNLPAMRKGGIWVHAVSVGESIAAAPMIRALLQAYPQLPITITCMTPTGSERVRAMFADEPRIQHCYLPYDLPWAAGRFLDHVQPKLAVIMETELWPNHIHQCAKRGIAVALANARLSERSARGYARFAGLTRPMLAEMSLIAVQTEAEAERFRQLGARAECVQVTGSIKFDLRIDEQLLPRARALREQWQAAQRPVWIAASTHEGEDEVILAAHRQLLEHHADALLILVPRHPERFNSVFELCAAQFPTVRRSSAAAVAADTAVLLGDTMGELLFLYALADIAFVGGSLVPNGGHNLLEPAALSLPVISGPHLFNFLEIAAMLRNAGALQEVDDAQGLAAEIRRLIELPQDARRMGEAGRAVMKANQGALQRLLDGLGRLL from the coding sequence ATGAACAGAACACTCTATACCCTGCTGTTTCACCTGGGCCTGCCGCTGGTTGCGCTGCGCCTGTTCCTGCGTTCGCGCAAGGCGCCAGCCTACGCCAAGCGTATCGGCGAACGCTTCGCCATGAACCTGCCCGCCATGCGCAAGGGCGGTATCTGGGTGCATGCGGTGTCGGTGGGCGAAAGTATCGCCGCAGCGCCGATGATCCGCGCCCTGTTGCAGGCTTATCCACAGCTGCCGATCACGATTACCTGCATGACGCCGACCGGCTCCGAGCGGGTGCGGGCGATGTTTGCCGATGAGCCGCGCATTCAGCATTGCTACCTGCCCTATGACCTGCCGTGGGCGGCCGGGCGCTTTCTCGATCATGTCCAGCCGAAGCTGGCGGTGATCATGGAAACCGAGTTGTGGCCCAACCATATCCATCAGTGCGCCAAGCGCGGTATTGCCGTAGCGCTGGCCAATGCGCGCTTGTCCGAGCGGTCGGCGCGTGGCTATGCACGCTTTGCCGGCCTGACCCGGCCGATGCTGGCCGAAATGAGCCTGATCGCGGTGCAGACCGAGGCCGAAGCTGAGCGCTTTCGCCAGTTGGGCGCGCGGGCTGAATGTGTGCAGGTCACCGGTTCGATCAAGTTCGACCTGCGTATCGATGAGCAGCTGTTGCCGCGCGCTCGGGCTTTGCGTGAGCAGTGGCAGGCCGCTCAGCGCCCGGTGTGGATTGCCGCCAGCACCCATGAGGGCGAGGACGAAGTGATTCTCGCCGCGCACCGCCAGTTGCTGGAGCACCATGCCGATGCCTTGCTGATCCTGGTGCCACGGCATCCGGAGCGCTTCAACAGCGTATTTGAGTTGTGCGCGGCACAGTTCCCGACTGTCCGCCGTTCCAGTGCTGCCGCGGTGGCCGCGGATACGGCAGTGCTGCTCGGCGACACCATGGGCGAACTGCTGTTTCTTTATGCCCTGGCGGATATCGCTTTTGTCGGCGGCAGCCTGGTGCCCAATGGCGGGCATAACCTGCTGGAGCCAGCAGCTCTGTCATTGCCGGTGATTAGCGGCCCGCACCTGTTCAACTTCCTGGAGATCGCGGCGATGCTGCGCAACGCTGGCGCTTTGCAGGAGGTGGATGATGCCCAGGGGCTGGCGGCTGAGATCCGGCGACTGATCGAGTTGCCGCAGGATGCGCGGCGTATGGGCGAGGCGGGGCGGGCGGTGATGAAGGCCAACCAGGGCGCGTTGCAGCGCTTGCTGGATGGCTTGGGGCGGTTGCTCTGA
- a CDS encoding LysR family transcriptional regulator: MAEQWNLEQLRLFVGVAEQRSFSAVARTQRKAQSAVSTAIALLEADLGVTLFERSSGRQPRLTEAGAALLEDARELLRQCERLDGRALALMRGQEAQLRVAQDEAMPYQPVIDSLDELAQQFPMLEVQLASGAQGDVARKLVERRADLGLLFRHERMPSALERRALGNVEMVTVCAVNHPLARLGQVNRQQLARHRQLLIAPQESGYPGGEPISPQIWRADSFYAMAELLMRGLGWAWLPRHVVQYPTYHAQMVELRSEWTPPALVVELVWRRDEPLGPAAQWLAERFAVHLRAIG; this comes from the coding sequence ATGGCTGAACAGTGGAATCTGGAGCAACTGCGGCTTTTTGTCGGCGTTGCCGAGCAACGCTCGTTTTCGGCGGTGGCCCGCACCCAGCGCAAGGCGCAGTCGGCGGTGAGCACTGCCATTGCCCTGCTCGAGGCGGACCTGGGCGTCACCCTGTTCGAGCGTAGCAGTGGCCGTCAGCCGCGCTTGACCGAGGCCGGCGCGGCGCTGCTGGAGGATGCGCGTGAGTTGTTGCGTCAGTGCGAGCGCCTGGACGGTCGGGCGCTGGCGCTGATGCGCGGCCAGGAGGCGCAGTTGCGGGTCGCCCAGGATGAAGCCATGCCTTATCAACCGGTCATCGACAGTCTCGACGAGCTGGCCCAGCAGTTCCCCATGCTGGAAGTGCAACTGGCCAGCGGCGCCCAGGGTGACGTGGCGCGCAAGCTGGTCGAGCGCCGTGCTGACCTGGGCTTGCTGTTTCGTCATGAGCGCATGCCGTCAGCGTTGGAGCGCCGCGCCTTGGGGAATGTAGAGATGGTCACCGTCTGCGCCGTCAATCATCCCTTGGCGCGACTGGGGCAGGTCAATCGCCAACAGCTGGCACGCCATCGCCAGTTGTTGATTGCCCCGCAGGAAAGCGGTTATCCCGGCGGCGAGCCAATCAGCCCGCAGATCTGGCGGGCCGACAGCTTCTACGCCATGGCCGAGTTGCTGATGCGCGGCCTGGGCTGGGCCTGGCTGCCCCGGCACGTGGTGCAGTACCCGACTTACCATGCGCAGATGGTCGAGCTGCGTAGCGAATGGACACCGCCGGCATTGGTGGTAGAGCTGGTGTGGCGGCGTGACGAGCCACTGGGGCCTGCGGCACAGTGGTTGGCCGAGCGCTTCGCAGTGCACTTGCGAGCGATTGGCTAG
- a CDS encoding DMT family transporter, producing the protein MNAYTYLAIAICAEVIATASMKAVKGLSTPLPLLLMICGYAVAFWMLTLVVRSIPVGIAYAIWSGLGIVLISVAALVIYGQKLDVPAMLGMAMIVGGVVVIQVFSKTAGH; encoded by the coding sequence ATGAATGCCTACACCTACCTGGCTATCGCCATCTGCGCCGAAGTCATCGCCACCGCCTCGATGAAGGCCGTCAAGGGCCTGAGCACCCCGCTGCCGTTGCTGCTGATGATTTGTGGCTACGCCGTTGCGTTCTGGATGCTGACCCTGGTGGTGCGCAGCATTCCGGTCGGTATCGCTTATGCCATCTGGTCGGGGCTGGGGATTGTCTTGATCAGCGTCGCCGCGCTGGTGATCTACGGGCAGAAACTGGACGTCCCGGCGATGCTCGGCATGGCCATGATTGTCGGCGGTGTGGTGGTGATCCAGGTGTTCTCGAAAACCGCCGGGCATTGA
- a CDS encoding NAD(P)/FAD-dependent oxidoreductase, whose amino-acid sequence MPSVISTDVLIVGAGVAGLWLNARLRRLGYSTVVVERASLGGEQTLKSQGIIHGGAKYALHGALTGASEAIADMPRRWSEALAGNGELDLSGVRLLSDAHYLWSPGTIAGNLTSFFASKAVRGRVDQVKGEQLPPALQDRAFKGKVYRLAELVIDVPSLLNKLAELAGDSLLAGEQIEPLQEAGELAGLRVDGREIRAQRIVLSAGAGNAALLETLGLSQPAMQRRPLHMVMAKGASLKPLYAHCLGGGPKPRITVTSHPAADGQWVWYMGGDLAEADGVAREPEAQIAAAKKEVSNLLPWIDLSQVRWATVRIDRAEPAQSGLVRPDNAFLAEQQRLLVGWPTKLALAPDFSDRVLASLERDGIKPGAHTTLPELPRPPMALPVWEQLLP is encoded by the coding sequence ATGCCATCCGTTATTTCCACCGACGTACTGATCGTCGGCGCAGGGGTCGCAGGCCTCTGGCTCAATGCCCGTCTGCGCCGCCTGGGTTACTCGACGGTCGTGGTGGAACGCGCCAGCCTCGGTGGCGAGCAGACCCTCAAATCGCAGGGAATCATTCATGGCGGCGCCAAGTATGCCCTGCATGGCGCACTGACCGGCGCCTCCGAAGCCATTGCCGACATGCCGCGACGCTGGAGCGAAGCACTGGCCGGCAACGGCGAACTGGACCTTTCCGGCGTGCGCCTGTTGTCCGACGCCCATTACCTGTGGTCCCCCGGCACGATCGCCGGCAACCTGACCAGCTTCTTCGCCAGCAAGGCGGTGCGTGGCCGTGTCGATCAGGTCAAAGGCGAGCAACTGCCACCTGCCCTGCAAGACCGCGCCTTCAAGGGCAAGGTCTATCGCCTGGCCGAACTGGTCATTGACGTGCCAAGCCTGCTGAACAAGCTCGCCGAACTGGCCGGTGACAGCCTGCTGGCTGGCGAGCAGATCGAACCCCTGCAAGAAGCTGGCGAACTGGCCGGGCTGCGCGTCGACGGCCGCGAGATCCGTGCTCAGCGCATCGTACTCAGCGCCGGGGCCGGCAATGCCGCCCTGCTTGAAACCCTCGGTCTGAGCCAGCCTGCCATGCAGCGTCGCCCGCTGCACATGGTCATGGCCAAGGGCGCCAGCCTCAAACCTCTGTACGCCCATTGCCTGGGCGGCGGACCCAAACCGCGTATCACCGTCACCAGCCACCCGGCCGCCGACGGCCAGTGGGTCTGGTACATGGGTGGCGACCTGGCCGAGGCCGACGGCGTTGCCCGCGAGCCCGAAGCGCAGATTGCCGCGGCGAAGAAGGAAGTCAGCAACCTGCTGCCATGGATCGACCTGAGCCAGGTGCGCTGGGCTACCGTGCGCATCGATCGCGCCGAGCCGGCACAGTCCGGTCTGGTGCGCCCGGACAACGCCTTCCTCGCCGAACAGCAGCGCCTGCTGGTTGGCTGGCCGACCAAACTGGCCCTGGCTCCGGATTTCAGTGATCGGGTGCTGGCCAGCCTTGAACGCGACGGGATCAAGCCGGGGGCTCACACCACCCTTCCCGAACTGCCACGGCCACCGATGGCCCTGCCGGTCTGGGAGCAGCTGCTGCCATGA
- a CDS encoding aldo/keto reductase, whose translation MSLPTLHDLHRPLGSTGLRVSPLGLGTVKLGRDQGVKYPNGFTIPDDDQARQLLAQARDLGINLIDTAPAYGRSEERLGPLLRGQRDHWVIVSKVGEEFEEGQSRFDFSAAHTRFSIERSLKRLETEHIDLVLVHSDGNDLHILEHEEVYQTLEALKQEGKIGGFGLSGKTVEGGLKALERGDCAMVTYNLNEQAERPVLDYAAEHGKAILVKKALASGHVCLSPGVDPVRASFELLFGHPGVSSAIVGTINPVHLAHNVATVAAVLNR comes from the coding sequence ATGAGCCTGCCGACTCTCCACGATCTGCACCGCCCCTTGGGCAGCACCGGTCTGCGCGTCTCGCCGCTGGGCCTGGGTACGGTCAAGCTGGGGCGTGATCAAGGGGTCAAATACCCCAACGGCTTCACCATCCCCGACGACGACCAGGCCCGCCAGCTGCTGGCCCAGGCCCGCGACCTGGGCATCAACCTGATCGATACCGCCCCCGCCTACGGCCGCAGCGAAGAGCGCCTCGGCCCGCTGCTGCGCGGCCAACGCGATCACTGGGTGATCGTCAGCAAGGTCGGTGAAGAGTTCGAAGAAGGCCAGTCGCGTTTCGACTTCAGTGCCGCGCACACGCGCTTTTCCATCGAACGCAGCCTCAAGCGCCTGGAAACCGAACACATCGACCTGGTACTGGTGCATTCGGACGGCAACGACCTGCATATTCTCGAGCACGAGGAGGTCTATCAGACCCTCGAAGCGCTGAAGCAGGAAGGCAAGATCGGCGGCTTCGGTCTGTCCGGCAAGACCGTGGAAGGTGGTTTGAAAGCACTGGAGCGCGGCGATTGCGCCATGGTCACCTACAATCTGAACGAACAGGCCGAACGCCCGGTGCTCGACTATGCCGCCGAGCATGGCAAAGCCATCCTGGTGAAAAAGGCCCTGGCCAGCGGCCATGTGTGCCTGAGCCCGGGGGTAGACCCGGTGCGTGCCAGTTTCGAGTTGCTGTTTGGCCACCCGGGTGTGAGCAGTGCCATTGTCGGCACCATCAACCCGGTACATCTGGCCCACAACGTGGCAACTGTTGCCGCCGTATTGAATCGCTGA
- the hldE gene encoding bifunctional D-glycero-beta-D-manno-heptose-7-phosphate kinase/D-glycero-beta-D-manno-heptose 1-phosphate adenylyltransferase HldE, with protein sequence MKLSMPRFDQAPVLVVGDVMLDRYWHGGTSRISPEAPVPVVKVDQIEDRPGGAANVALNIAALGAPASLIGVTGQDEAAESLSNSLKAAGVHSIFQRIAHQPTIVKLRVMSRHQQLLRIDFEEPFATDPLSLGAEVDTLLDGVKVLVLSDYGKGALKNHQSLIQAARAKGIPVLADPKGKDFSIYRGASLITPNLSEFETIVGRCADEAELVAKGAQLMSELELGALLVTRGEHGMTLLRPDHPALHLPARAREVFDVTGAGDTVISTLAAAIAAGEELPHAVGLANLAASIVVGKLGTAAISAPELRRAIQREEGSERGVVSLDQLLLAIDDARAHNEKIVFTNGCFDILHAGHVTYLEQARAQGDRLIVAVNDDASVSRLKGPGRPINSVDRRMAVLAGLGAVDWVISFPEGTPENLLSQVKPDVLVKGGDYGIEQVVGADIVKAYGGTVKVLGLVENSSTTAIVEKIRKN encoded by the coding sequence ATGAAGTTGTCCATGCCGCGTTTCGATCAAGCCCCGGTACTGGTGGTGGGCGATGTCATGCTCGACCGCTACTGGCATGGTGGTACCTCACGGATTTCGCCTGAAGCACCGGTACCGGTGGTCAAGGTTGATCAGATCGAGGACCGTCCTGGTGGTGCGGCTAACGTGGCCTTGAACATCGCTGCCCTGGGCGCACCGGCATCACTGATCGGGGTTACTGGCCAGGACGAAGCCGCCGAGAGCCTGTCCAACAGTCTGAAGGCTGCAGGCGTGCACTCGATTTTCCAGCGTATTGCGCACCAGCCGACCATCGTCAAGCTGCGGGTCATGAGCCGCCACCAGCAACTGCTGCGGATCGATTTTGAAGAACCTTTTGCCACCGACCCGCTGTCGTTGGGGGCTGAAGTCGACACCCTGCTCGACGGGGTCAAAGTACTGGTGTTGTCTGATTACGGCAAAGGCGCCCTGAAGAATCATCAGAGCTTGATCCAGGCTGCACGGGCCAAAGGGATCCCGGTCTTGGCCGACCCCAAGGGCAAGGATTTTTCGATCTACCGCGGTGCCAGCCTGATCACCCCGAACCTCAGCGAGTTCGAGACTATCGTCGGCCGCTGCGCCGATGAAGCGGAGCTGGTGGCCAAGGGCGCTCAGCTGATGAGCGAACTGGAGCTGGGCGCCTTGCTGGTGACCCGTGGTGAGCATGGCATGACCCTGCTGCGTCCCGATCATCCGGCCCTGCACTTGCCGGCTCGTGCCCGTGAAGTCTTCGACGTTACCGGTGCCGGTGATACGGTGATTTCTACCCTGGCCGCCGCCATCGCCGCAGGCGAAGAGCTGCCCCATGCTGTGGGCTTGGCCAACCTGGCCGCCAGCATCGTGGTCGGAAAGCTCGGTACCGCAGCGATCAGCGCACCGGAGCTGCGCCGTGCCATCCAGCGCGAAGAAGGCTCTGAGCGCGGTGTGGTGAGTCTCGACCAGTTACTGCTGGCCATTGATGATGCCCGTGCTCATAACGAAAAGATTGTTTTCACCAACGGTTGCTTCGATATCCTTCATGCAGGCCACGTGACTTACCTGGAGCAAGCGCGGGCCCAAGGTGATCGTCTGATCGTTGCGGTAAACGACGATGCTTCGGTGAGCCGGCTGAAAGGTCCGGGCCGTCCGATCAATAGCGTAGATCGCCGCATGGCGGTGCTCGCCGGTCTGGGAGCAGTGGACTGGGTCATCAGCTTCCCTGAAGGCACGCCGGAAAACCTGCTCAGCCAGGTCAAGCCGGATGTGCTGGTCAAGGGTGGGGACTACGGTATTGAGCAGGTCGTCGGTGCCGATATCGTCAAGGCCTATGGCGGCACGGTGAAGGTGCTGGGTCTGGTCGAAAACAGCTCGACCACCGCTATCGTCGAGAAAATTCGCAAGAACTGA
- the msbA gene encoding lipid A export permease/ATP-binding protein MsbA: protein MAETPLKAEQQSSSSLKIYFRLLSYVKPYIGIFTLSILGFIIFASTQPMLAGILKYFVDGLSNPQAVLFPNVPYLQDLQLLQAVPLLIVLIAAWQGLGSFLGNYFLAKVSLGLVHDLRVELFNKLLVLPNRYFDTHNSGHLISRITFNVTMVTGAATDAIKVVIREGLTVVFLFVYLLWMNWKLTLVMLAILPIIAVMVGSASKKFRKQSKKIQVAMGDVTHVASETIQGYRVVRSFGGESYEQQRFANASQSNTDKQLRMTKTGAVYTPMLQLVIYSAMAALMFLVLFLRGEATAGDLVAYITAAGLLPKPIRQLSEVSSTIQKGLAGAESIFEQLDEEPEVDTGTVELERVEGRLVVRNLNFTYPGTERQVLSDISFTAEPGQMIALVGRSGSGKSTLASLIPRFYHHTEGQILLDGVEIEDYRLRNLRRHVAQVTQHVTLFNDTVANNIAYGDLAGAPRADIEAAAADAYAKEFVDQLPKGFDTQVGENGVLLSGGQRQRLAIARALLKNAPLLILDEATSALDTESERHIQAALDHVMKGRTTLVIAHRLSTIEKADMILVMDQGKLVERGTHAELLAANGYYARLHAMGLDEPAKADIT, encoded by the coding sequence ATGGCCGAAACACCGCTAAAGGCGGAGCAACAGAGCAGCTCCAGCCTGAAAATCTATTTCCGGCTACTGAGCTATGTGAAGCCGTACATCGGTATCTTCACGCTGAGTATTCTCGGTTTCATCATCTTTGCCTCGACCCAGCCAATGCTGGCCGGGATTCTCAAGTACTTCGTCGACGGTCTGAGCAACCCGCAGGCAGTGTTGTTCCCCAATGTCCCTTACCTGCAAGACTTGCAGCTACTGCAGGCCGTGCCGTTGCTGATCGTGCTGATCGCCGCCTGGCAGGGCCTGGGCTCGTTCCTGGGTAACTACTTCCTGGCCAAGGTTTCACTGGGGCTGGTGCATGATCTGCGGGTCGAATTGTTCAACAAGTTGCTGGTGCTGCCCAACCGTTACTTCGACACCCACAACTCCGGTCACCTGATTTCGCGCATCACCTTCAACGTAACCATGGTTACCGGTGCTGCCACCGATGCTATCAAGGTGGTGATCCGTGAAGGCCTGACGGTGGTGTTCCTGTTCGTTTATCTGCTGTGGATGAACTGGAAACTGACCCTGGTGATGCTGGCAATCCTGCCAATCATCGCGGTAATGGTCGGTAGCGCCAGCAAGAAATTCCGCAAGCAGAGCAAAAAGATCCAGGTGGCAATGGGTGATGTAACCCACGTTGCCTCGGAAACCATCCAGGGCTACCGCGTGGTGCGCAGCTTCGGCGGTGAAAGCTACGAGCAGCAGCGTTTCGCCAATGCCAGCCAAAGCAACACCGACAAGCAGCTGCGCATGACCAAGACCGGGGCGGTGTACACCCCGATGTTGCAATTGGTGATCTACTCCGCCATGGCCGCACTGATGTTCCTGGTGTTGTTCCTGCGTGGCGAGGCTACGGCCGGCGATCTGGTTGCCTACATCACCGCTGCAGGCTTGCTGCCCAAGCCGATCCGCCAGCTGTCGGAAGTCAGCTCGACGATCCAGAAAGGCCTGGCCGGTGCCGAAAGCATCTTCGAACAGCTGGATGAAGAACCGGAAGTCGATACTGGAACGGTGGAGCTGGAGCGGGTAGAGGGTCGCCTCGTTGTGCGCAACCTGAACTTCACCTATCCCGGTACTGAGCGCCAGGTGTTGTCTGACATTTCCTTTACCGCTGAACCGGGGCAGATGATTGCACTGGTGGGGCGCTCGGGGAGTGGCAAGTCGACACTGGCCTCGCTGATTCCGCGGTTCTATCACCACACTGAGGGGCAGATTCTCCTCGATGGCGTAGAGATCGAGGACTACCGTTTGCGCAACCTGCGCCGCCATGTGGCGCAAGTGACCCAGCATGTCACCCTGTTCAACGACACCGTGGCCAACAACATTGCCTACGGCGATTTGGCGGGCGCGCCGCGTGCGGATATCGAAGCGGCTGCCGCCGATGCCTATGCCAAGGAGTTTGTCGATCAGTTGCCCAAGGGCTTCGACACCCAGGTCGGCGAGAACGGTGTGCTGCTCTCCGGTGGCCAGCGCCAGCGCCTGGCCATTGCCCGGGCCCTGCTCAAGAACGCGCCGCTGCTGATCCTCGATGAGGCCACCTCAGCACTGGACACCGAGTCCGAGCGGCATATCCAGGCAGCGCTCGATCATGTGATGAAAGGCCGTACCACACTGGTGATCGCTCACCGTCTGTCGACCATTGAAAAGGCCGACATGATCCTGGTCATGGATCAGGGCAAGCTGGTCGAGCGCGGCACGCATGCCGAGCTGCTGGCCGCCAACGGCTACTACGCCAGGCTGCATGCCATGGGCCTGGACGAGCCGGCCAAGGCCGATATCACCTGA
- a CDS encoding toluene tolerance protein yields the protein MQCSRLHQVDLNQLILGAQVLEADSYGAKVYLLNDGNILKLFRRKRLISSALLRPYSQRFIDNATQLEKKGIPTLKVLKYYKLDAPGMTAVLYHPLPGETLSQLSRKAGFSWQERLPELVALVRKLHKSGIYFRSLHLGNIVVTPEQEMGLIDVADMRFMRAPLSNRMVRRNVQHFARYIARERLESQFPLAELERALLN from the coding sequence ATGCAATGTTCCCGGCTACACCAGGTCGACCTCAACCAACTCATCCTTGGCGCCCAGGTGCTGGAGGCTGATAGTTACGGCGCCAAAGTGTACCTGCTTAATGACGGCAACATCCTTAAACTCTTCAGGCGTAAACGATTAATTTCATCTGCCTTGCTGCGACCTTACTCCCAGCGTTTTATCGACAATGCGACGCAATTGGAGAAAAAGGGAATTCCGACGCTGAAGGTTTTGAAGTACTACAAGCTGGATGCCCCCGGAATGACGGCGGTGCTGTACCACCCGTTGCCGGGAGAGACCCTTAGCCAACTGTCTCGCAAAGCAGGCTTCAGCTGGCAAGAGCGTCTACCGGAGCTCGTGGCGCTGGTGCGCAAGCTGCACAAGTCGGGCATCTACTTCCGCTCCCTGCACCTTGGCAACATTGTCGTGACACCAGAACAGGAGATGGGCCTGATCGACGTGGCCGATATGCGCTTCATGCGCGCACCGCTGTCCAACCGCATGGTCCGGCGCAACGTGCAGCACTTCGCCCGCTACATCGCCCGCGAGCGCCTTGAGAGTCAATTCCCTCTCGCCGAACTGGAACGCGCCTTGCTGAACTGA
- a CDS encoding glycosyltransferase family 2 protein, which produces MRFSDDSDVTLVVTSCGRFDLLKLTLESFDRFNTAPIREVFITEDSGDDAVHQAVPEHWKPHCKVFVNRPKLGQLPSIDLAYSHVKTPYIFHCEDDWEFYRPGFVEDSKSILEVSPHLLQVWLRSYAHDLKVHSPYIHLGERQVIAGVPCYPLLSDKPEWQSFSLNPGLRRLSDYQRCAPFAGYSGEKALSKRYAELNLTAVTLEGDAVLHTGFDAHVSLPGERRRKARRRKRDRVKLMVILVVGVVLGVGVGFFAH; this is translated from the coding sequence GTGCGATTCAGTGATGACAGTGATGTAACCCTGGTGGTTACCAGTTGCGGGCGTTTCGACCTGCTCAAGCTTACACTCGAGAGTTTCGATCGTTTCAATACTGCACCGATTCGCGAAGTGTTCATCACCGAAGACTCGGGCGATGACGCTGTTCATCAGGCGGTGCCGGAACACTGGAAGCCGCACTGCAAGGTGTTCGTCAATCGGCCTAAACTGGGGCAGCTGCCGTCTATCGACCTTGCCTACAGTCACGTAAAAACCCCGTACATCTTTCACTGTGAGGATGACTGGGAGTTCTACCGGCCAGGTTTTGTCGAGGATTCGAAGAGCATTCTCGAGGTCAGCCCGCATTTGCTTCAAGTCTGGTTGCGCAGCTATGCCCATGACTTGAAGGTGCACAGTCCTTACATCCATCTGGGCGAGCGTCAGGTCATTGCCGGTGTGCCGTGTTACCCGCTGCTCTCGGACAAGCCTGAGTGGCAGAGTTTTTCGTTGAATCCAGGATTGCGCCGGCTCAGCGACTATCAGCGTTGCGCGCCATTTGCCGGCTACTCTGGTGAGAAGGCGCTGTCAAAACGCTACGCCGAGTTGAATCTCACCGCGGTGACCCTTGAGGGGGACGCGGTACTGCATACCGGCTTCGATGCGCATGTCAGTCTGCCCGGTGAGCGTCGGCGTAAAGCGCGGCGCCGTAAGCGTGATCGCGTCAAATTGATGGTGATACTGGTGGTTGGCGTGGTTCTGGGCGTGGGCGTGGGTTTTTTCGCACATTGA